TAGCGCCGTTAAATCTGCTAATTTAAACAGACGGTTATTAAAGAATTAATGCTATGTCTGAGCAGTTATTAAAGTTCCAACAAGATGCCATGCTGTTGCTGCAGCAAACTAATTTATGGTGGCAAATTGGTTTTATTGTTTTATCTGCCATTATCACTTTTACCCTAAATCATTATCTGCAGCGCAAGCTACATCAAAATGCCCAAGCTATTTCTGGTTTGCGTCGTATGGCCGTTCGTGGTTCGCAACGTATGTTATGGCCTTTTACCTTAGCGATTCTTTTAGCTATAAGTAATGCGATATTAAAACATCAAGGTCTACCGCACTCGGTAATTAACTTCTTAATGCCAATAGTATTGGCGTTAGGCGTCATCCGCATCCTGCTGTATATCTTACGTAAAGCTTTTATTGCCAGTGCCTTAGCAAAAACCTCTGAAACCGCAATTGCTATTATCATTTGGCTGATTGTTATTCTGCACTTAACTGACTTTTTAACCCCACTGCTTACCGCTATGGATAGCTTAGCTTTTACCTTAGGTGAGAGTAAAGTATCTCTTTTAGCCGTGCTTAAACTTATTTTAGTCATTATATTCGCTTTTACTTTTGCTATTTGGTTAGCCGAATTACTTAATCAACGCCTAAAACGCTCTAAGCATATAAGCCCAAGTATGCAGGTAGGTTTTAGTAAATTTAGCAAAGTGTTTTTAATTACCTTAGCCTTTTTAATTGCCTTAAATGCGGTAGGCATTAACTTAAGTTCACTCGCCATTTTTGGTGGTGCTTTAGGTGTCGGTCTGGGTTTTGGTTTGCAACGTATTGCTTCCAACTTTATCAGTGGCTTTATTTTAGTGTTAGACCGTTCAATTAAACCAGGAGATGTTATTTCTGTCGGTGATAACTTTGGTTGGGTACACGAGTTAAAAGCGCGTTATGTGGTGGTGCGTAATCGTGAGGGCGTTGATACCTTAATTCCTAACGAAAATTTAATTACCTCTGAAGTAATTAACTGGAGTTATGACGACCGTAATGTGCGCTTAAAAATCGTGGTTAGAGTTAGCTATAATGATGATCCAGAACAAGCGATGGCCATTATGCTGCGCTGTGCCAATAAATCGATACGCGTTTTGGCAAGCCCTGAGCCCACCGTTATGCTGAAAAGCTTTGCAGAAAATGGTATTGAGATTGAATTGCGAGTTTGGATTGGCGACCCAGAATATGGCGAAGATACCGTTAAGTCAGATATTCATGTCGCAATTTGGCGTGCTTTTAAAGAAGCTAAAATAACCATTCCTTATCCTCAACGGGAATTACATATTCGTTCAGATAACGTTTTTCTACCTAAAGAATAATAAGCGCGGATATAAGCTGCTTTTAAATACTTTCAGCCATAAAAAAGCCTCAGTGAGCGTCAAAATTAACGACGCGAACTGGGGCTTAATTATTCACTTAGCACTCAAAACTAAACACTAAGCTTTATGCACTACCTATCATATTTCGTAACACATAATGTAAAATGCCACCATGCTGGTAATACGAAAGCTCATTACCGGTATCTATCCGGCAAACAACCTCTATTTCTTGCTGTGAATCATCTGCATAAGTAATAAAAACTGTTAGCTTTTGTTTCGGTTTTAAATTATTAAGACCGCGAATACTAAAGCGCTCATCGCCTTTTAGTTTTAATGTTTTACGATCTGTTCCCGCAAGGAACTGTAAAGGTAAAACACCCATGCCGATTAAGTTAGAACGGTGGATCCGCTCATAAGACTCAGTAATAACTGCGCGTACACCAAGCATTAAAGTACCTTTAGCTGCCCAGTCACGTGATGAGCCTGTGCCATACTCTTTACCCGCCACGACAACCATTGGTGCTCCCTGCTGGCGATAACGCATAGCTGCATCATAAATAGCCAGCTTATCACCTGATGGATAATGCCGGGTTACGCCACCCTCTTCTTCAGGTACCATTTCATTACGAATACGAACGTTGGCAAAAGTACCTCTTACCATGACTTCATGGTTACCACGGCGTGAGCCATAAGAGTTAAAATCAACCGTCCCAACGCCTTGCTGCTGTAAATATATACCTGCAGGGCTAGTGTCACTAATAGAGCCAGCGGGTGAAATATGATCCGTTGTCACTGAGTCGCCTAACAGTGCTAATAAACGCGCATCTACAATATCTTCTATTGCAGCAGGCTTGCGACTTAAGCCCTGGAAGAAATCAGGATGGCGTATATAGGTAGACTCCGGCCAAGGATATGTTCTCTCTTTAGGCACATTAATATTTTTCCAAGCGTCATCGCCGGTAAATACTGCTGCATACTCTTTAGTAAACATACTGGTTTGAACTTGACTCACTGCAGCGGCTACTTCAGCATTATCTGGCCAAATATCTTGTAGATAAACCGGATTACCTTGCTGATCTTCGCCTAACGGATCTTTAGTTAGATCAATATCAATAGTACCTGCTAAAGCAAAAGCAACGACTAATGGCGGTGATGCTAGCCAGTTTGATTTTACAAACGGATGGATCCGACCTTCAAAGTTACGGTTACCCGATAATACTGCAGAAACGTTTAAGTCGGCTGAACTGATTTTCTGCTCAATAACATCGGCCAAAGGACCAGAGTTACCAATACAAGTGGTACAACCATAACCCACTAAATGGAAACCTAACTGCTCTAAAGGTGCCATTAAACCGGCTTGCTCTAAATACCGAGTGACGACTTTAGATCCTGGTGCTAATGAGCTTTTAACCCAAGGCTGACGTTTTAAGCCTTTAGCTAAAGCTTTTTGCGCTAATAAACCCGCCGCCATCAACACACTAGGATTAGAGGTATTAGTACAAGAGGTAATAGCGGCGATTACCACGGCATTATTTTTTAATTTAAATTGCTCACCCGCGTGCTCTATATCATGATCCACAACATGACTTGCTTGCGGCTGACCACCACCTTCATTTAACAAGGCTTTACGGCTTTCTTTATCGGCATCGATATCTAAAGCCAGCATGTCATTGCAGTGCCGTTTTAAACCAGACAAAGTGACTCGATCTTGTGGTCTTTTTGGGCCGGCTAGTGAAGGTACAACATCTGACAAATCAAGGCGTAAACTATCGGTAAAAATAGGGGTATGGCCTTTTTCTCGCCATAAACCTTGAGTTTGCGTATAAGTTTTAACTTTATTTATTAACGTTTGATCCCGTCCAGTTAAGGCTAAATAATCTAACGTTACTTGGTCAACAGGAAAGAAACCACAAGTCGCCCCATATTCTGGCGCCATGTTTGCAATAGTGGCTCTATCAGCAAGTGATAGCATATCTAAGCCATCGCCATAAAACTCAACAAACTTACCTACCACACCATGCTTACGCAGCAACTGAGTAACGGTTAACACTAAGTCAGTTGCTGTAATACCTGGCTGCAACTTGCCAACAAACTCAAAACCTATTACTTCAGGTATGGTCATTGAAACAGGTTGCCCTAACATAGCGGCTTCAGCTTCAATACCACCCACGCCCCAGCCTAGAATACCTAAGGCATTAATCATAGTGGTATGCGAGTCTGTACCTACTAAAGTATCAGGATATAGCGTTGGTGTATCAGTATCGTTATTGGTCCATACCGTTTGACCTAAATACTCTAAGTTAACTTGGTGACAAATACCGGTACCCGGTGGTACAACTCTAAAATTATTAAAGGCAGTCGCACCCCAGCGTAAAAAAGAATAACGCTCATGGTTACGTTGCATTTCCATTTCTACGTTGCGCTGAAATGCTTCAGGATTAGCATAACTGTCTACCATAACCGAGTGGTCAATAACTAAATCAACGGGGGTTAAAGGGTTAACTTTAGTAGGATCTTCGCCTAACTCGGCAACAGCCGCTCGCATCGCCGCCAAATCTACAACTGCAGGTACACCGGTAAAGTCTTGCATTAATACGCGTGCTGGGCTGTAAGCGATTTCTCGTTCTGAGTGTCCCGTTTTTTGCCAATCAACTAAGGCTTTTATATCGTCAACACTAACGTTGTCACCATCAAGATGACGTAGTAAGTTTTCTAATAATACTTTTAACGAAAAAGGTAACCGATCAATATCGCCAAAATCCGCACTGGCGGTAGCTAAACTATAATACTGGTATTCTTTACCACCGACACTGAGTTTTTTCGCGAAGTGAGCTGATGTTGTCATGCAAGTCTCCTTATTATTACTCTACTATGAGTGTAGTGCAGATATTGAAGGATGCTAAGTTAATACGTTAGATAGTCCTTTAGGTGAGATACATAACAGGCCGCAGCCTGCTATGTCAAGTTATTGTTTTATAAAACAATTAAACTAAAGAGATTTTTGCGAACTTACGTTTACCCACTTGGTAAATATCACTTGAGCCTTTAGCAATTTCTAACTTAGGATCAGTGATTTTATCTTCACCGTTAAGTTTAACCGCACCTTGCTTAATCATCCGAATAGCTTCAGACGTACTTGCCACTAAACCAGCTTCTTTTAATACATTTGCAATGGCCATACTGGCAGCTTCACAGCTAATACTTTGTTCAGGTATTTCATCCGGCAACGCATTTTTGGTAAAACGCTGAATAAAGTCTTGATGCGCTGCTTCAGCATCAGCTTCAGTGTGAAAACGCGCAATAATTTCTTTAGCTAATAGAATTTTAATATCTCTGGGGTTAGCACCGTCTGCAACTTGCTGCTTTAATCCCGCTATCTGTTCTATAGGCTTAAAGCTAAGCAAATCGTAGTAACGCCACATTAAGCTGTCAGAGATAGACATAATCTTACCAAACATATCGTTTGGTGCATCGGTAATACCGACATAGTTGCCTAACGACTTCGACATTTTTTGTACGCCGTCTAAGCCTTCTAGCAAAGGTACCATCATCACGGTTTGTGGCCGTTGACCTTCATCTTTTTGTAACTCGCGGCCCATTAATAAATTAAAGCGCTGGTCGGTACCGCCCATTTCAACATCCGCTTGCAGGGCTACAGAATCCCAACCTTGAACTAATGGATATAAGAACTCGTGGATGGCAATAGATTGATTATTGGCGTAGCGTTTTTTAAAGTCGTCACGCTCAAGCATTCTGGCAACAGTTTGCCGTGATGCTAATTTAATCATGCCGGCTGCGCCTAACTTATCCATCCACTCAGAATTAAACGCCACCCGCGTTTTATCAGCATCAAGGATTTTAAACACTTGTTCTTTATAGGTTTCAGCGTTAGCTAATACTTCTGCATGGCTCAGTGGCTTGCGCGTAACGTTTTTACCGCTTGGATCACCGATAGAGCCAGTAAAATCACCAATTAAGAATATGATTTCATGACCTAGCTGCTGAAAGGTACGTAATTTATTAATTAATACGGTATGACCTAAATGCAGATCAGGTGCCGTAGGGTCAAAGCCAGCCTTTATTTTCAGTGGCTTGCCTTCCTTTAATTTGGCAATAAGCTCTTCTTCAAGCAAAATTTCTTCGCAACCGCGCTTTAATTCCGCTAAAGCTAGCTCCCAGTCCGCCATTTGTCTCTCCCAATTAGTTTTAATTAATGTTAAATTACGCCTATTCTATAGCATGTACAAGCAGCTGCAAACGCACAAAAGACTGGTGTATTGCAATTAAAACGTATATGCTCGGTTTTTGTACGTTTATTGAGATCTGACTCGTATTATGCATCATTTAGTCACTAAAATTCCCAAGCCCCACCGCGTATTAATTGTCGGCATTTCGGTGATGCTGTCTATTACTTTACTATTACCCTCTGAACAAGCCGCTGCCTCTAAAGGCACTAAAAGCGCAGCTTTAGAAATTGGTAAACGTTATAGCTTAGATTTACCGCAAACAGCGGAAGATATTGCTGAAGAACAAGCGATTGCTAGCCTACCGGAGTTACCAGAAGAAGATCACTCGTTGAACTGGGCAACTTTGCAGGTACAAAAAGGTGATGTGCTTTCTGCATTATTTAAAAAAGCCAATGTCAGCCAGCAAACTATGTTAAATATTTTAGCATTAGGCACACAAGCTAAAACCTTAACTCGGTTATTTCCTGGCGAACAATTAGAGTTTGGCTTAGACCAAACAGGTGAATTACAAGAATTACGCTATGCCTTAAATCACTTAACCACCTTACGTATTAGCCGTGATGTAGATGGTAAATTTATTGCTGAAGAGTTGAAAAAAGAAGTTGAGCTACGCAGCCAATTTTCAAGTGCAGAAATTCGCAGTAATTTTTGGAGTGCAGGCATAGAGTCGGGATTATCTGAAGCCCAGATTATGAATTTAGCTGGAATTTTTGGATGGGATGTCGATTTTGGTTTAGATATCCGTGCTGGCGATAGCTTTAGCGTGTTATACGAAACCCAATTTGTCGATGGTGAGTTTATTGGCAATGGCAATATTATTGCTGCCCAGTTTCAAAACCAAGGCCATTTATATCAAGCAGTTCGTCACACTGATGGCAACTACTACAAGCCTGATGGTGCTAGCATGCGCCAAGCATTCTTACGTGCGCCAGTCAGCTTTCAATATGTAAGCTCTAACTTTAACCCGCGCCGGTTGCATCCCGTTTTAAAAACCGTACGCCCTCATAATGGTGTTGATTATGTGGCCCCTACAGGCACGCCTATTATGGCCGCTGGTGATGGTCGTGTTATCGCTTCTGCTTACAACAATTTAAATGGTAACTATGTGTTTATTCAACATGCCAATAATATTGTGACTAAATATTTGCACTTATCTAAGCGCCAAGTAAGTAAAGGTGAAAAGGTTCGTCAGGGCCAAACTCTGGGCCGTTTAGGTGCAACTGGTCGCGTTACCGGCGCTCACTTACATTATGAATTTTTATTAGATGGTGTGCATCGTAATCCGCGCACAATTAAGCTGCCACAGGCTACCCCATTACAAGGTAACGAAAAGCAATTATTTACCCAACAAGCCCAGCAGATTTTAGCCCAGTTACACACTAACGAGCGAGTATTGTTAGCGAAAACAGCAGCAGAGCCTACAGCAGCACCATAAGCTTTAGTGTTGAGTGTTTAGTGTTTAGTGTTGAGTGTTTAGTGTTGAGTGCTGAGTTAGACTGAAAACAAAAAAGCCAATCCGAAGATTGGCTTTTTTGTTGGTTGCTTAACAGCCTACATCCTAGCTGCTAGCTGCTAATGCTTTGTGTCACTGGACTGGCTCCAAAATATTAGATGCTCAACACTAAAAGTTTAAAACTAAATTTAAAACTAAGTTAAAGTGTATATACAGTTCGGTTTACCCTCACTAACACGCCGTAAACCCATCCCTGGGGCTCATTTCCGCCCGTCCAAGGCTGCAATGGTTA
The sequence above is drawn from the Rheinheimera salexigens genome and encodes:
- a CDS encoding mechanosensitive ion channel family protein — its product is MSEQLLKFQQDAMLLLQQTNLWWQIGFIVLSAIITFTLNHYLQRKLHQNAQAISGLRRMAVRGSQRMLWPFTLAILLAISNAILKHQGLPHSVINFLMPIVLALGVIRILLYILRKAFIASALAKTSETAIAIIIWLIVILHLTDFLTPLLTAMDSLAFTLGESKVSLLAVLKLILVIIFAFTFAIWLAELLNQRLKRSKHISPSMQVGFSKFSKVFLITLAFLIALNAVGINLSSLAIFGGALGVGLGFGLQRIASNFISGFILVLDRSIKPGDVISVGDNFGWVHELKARYVVVRNREGVDTLIPNENLITSEVINWSYDDRNVRLKIVVRVSYNDDPEQAMAIMLRCANKSIRVLASPEPTVMLKSFAENGIEIELRVWIGDPEYGEDTVKSDIHVAIWRAFKEAKITIPYPQRELHIRSDNVFLPKE
- the acnA gene encoding aconitate hydratase AcnA, with the protein product MTTSAHFAKKLSVGGKEYQYYSLATASADFGDIDRLPFSLKVLLENLLRHLDGDNVSVDDIKALVDWQKTGHSEREIAYSPARVLMQDFTGVPAVVDLAAMRAAVAELGEDPTKVNPLTPVDLVIDHSVMVDSYANPEAFQRNVEMEMQRNHERYSFLRWGATAFNNFRVVPPGTGICHQVNLEYLGQTVWTNNDTDTPTLYPDTLVGTDSHTTMINALGILGWGVGGIEAEAAMLGQPVSMTIPEVIGFEFVGKLQPGITATDLVLTVTQLLRKHGVVGKFVEFYGDGLDMLSLADRATIANMAPEYGATCGFFPVDQVTLDYLALTGRDQTLINKVKTYTQTQGLWREKGHTPIFTDSLRLDLSDVVPSLAGPKRPQDRVTLSGLKRHCNDMLALDIDADKESRKALLNEGGGQPQASHVVDHDIEHAGEQFKLKNNAVVIAAITSCTNTSNPSVLMAAGLLAQKALAKGLKRQPWVKSSLAPGSKVVTRYLEQAGLMAPLEQLGFHLVGYGCTTCIGNSGPLADVIEQKISSADLNVSAVLSGNRNFEGRIHPFVKSNWLASPPLVVAFALAGTIDIDLTKDPLGEDQQGNPVYLQDIWPDNAEVAAAVSQVQTSMFTKEYAAVFTGDDAWKNINVPKERTYPWPESTYIRHPDFFQGLSRKPAAIEDIVDARLLALLGDSVTTDHISPAGSISDTSPAGIYLQQQGVGTVDFNSYGSRRGNHEVMVRGTFANVRIRNEMVPEEEGGVTRHYPSGDKLAIYDAAMRYRQQGAPMVVVAGKEYGTGSSRDWAAKGTLMLGVRAVITESYERIHRSNLIGMGVLPLQFLAGTDRKTLKLKGDERFSIRGLNNLKPKQKLTVFITYADDSQQEIEVVCRIDTGNELSYYQHGGILHYVLRNMIGSA
- the tyrS gene encoding tyrosine--tRNA ligase, giving the protein MADWELALAELKRGCEEILLEEELIAKLKEGKPLKIKAGFDPTAPDLHLGHTVLINKLRTFQQLGHEIIFLIGDFTGSIGDPSGKNVTRKPLSHAEVLANAETYKEQVFKILDADKTRVAFNSEWMDKLGAAGMIKLASRQTVARMLERDDFKKRYANNQSIAIHEFLYPLVQGWDSVALQADVEMGGTDQRFNLLMGRELQKDEGQRPQTVMMVPLLEGLDGVQKMSKSLGNYVGITDAPNDMFGKIMSISDSLMWRYYDLLSFKPIEQIAGLKQQVADGANPRDIKILLAKEIIARFHTEADAEAAHQDFIQRFTKNALPDEIPEQSISCEAASMAIANVLKEAGLVASTSEAIRMIKQGAVKLNGEDKITDPKLEIAKGSSDIYQVGKRKFAKISLV
- a CDS encoding peptidoglycan DD-metalloendopeptidase family protein — translated: MHHLVTKIPKPHRVLIVGISVMLSITLLLPSEQAAASKGTKSAALEIGKRYSLDLPQTAEDIAEEQAIASLPELPEEDHSLNWATLQVQKGDVLSALFKKANVSQQTMLNILALGTQAKTLTRLFPGEQLEFGLDQTGELQELRYALNHLTTLRISRDVDGKFIAEELKKEVELRSQFSSAEIRSNFWSAGIESGLSEAQIMNLAGIFGWDVDFGLDIRAGDSFSVLYETQFVDGEFIGNGNIIAAQFQNQGHLYQAVRHTDGNYYKPDGASMRQAFLRAPVSFQYVSSNFNPRRLHPVLKTVRPHNGVDYVAPTGTPIMAAGDGRVIASAYNNLNGNYVFIQHANNIVTKYLHLSKRQVSKGEKVRQGQTLGRLGATGRVTGAHLHYEFLLDGVHRNPRTIKLPQATPLQGNEKQLFTQQAQQILAQLHTNERVLLAKTAAEPTAAP